The bacterium DNA window CAGGCGCACAAAGCCGAGTATGCGGAAAAAGACAAGGACGGCAAAGTTTTGCGGCAAAAGCCGCTCACCGAAGTCCGGCAGCAGGTCGCCGAGGAGCTCTACCGGGAAAAATATCAAGCCGCTTTTCAGAGCCTGATCAATCAAACCATGCTGGCGGAGAACGTTCAGTTTTTCGAAAATCAGGTTCAATAGATCCATGACAAAGGCTGCGGCCAGCAGACGGTTTATACACCGGGGCGCCGCCGGACGCTTCCAGCGGGGACGAACGGCGGCCCGTGGCAGTTCTTCGCAGACTGGCAGTGATAACAGCGGCGGCTGTGAACGCCGGTTCTCCGCGATGGGCGTTCAGCGATGCGCCGCCGGCCGGGATGCACACTCATACGACAGACAGGTTCGTTTCAAGCGTTTCATAGATTTAACGGGAAGATCCTCTTGAAATTCGTTCGATCAACATTGCTAACGATGATCTTCGGCGCCGCCGCAGCCTTGGGGCAGGGCCAGGTCTCCATTGAATCCAAAGTGGATCGCGCCAAGATCAACATCGGCGACGTGATCACCTACTCGGTGATCATCACCCACGACGCCGACGTACACCTGGAGCAGCCCTCGCCGGGCAAGAACCTGGGACAATTCGAAATCCGCGGCTATCAGGTCGTTCCGCCCAGGCCAGTCGGTCGACAGATCGTCTCGCGCACCGATTATCAGATCTCCACCTTCGACGTCGGCGAGTTTGACATTCCTTCGCTGCGGGTCTATTATCGGACCGGCCAGGACACCACTTTGCATCATCTTCGCACTGAGGTGATCACCATCACGGTCGCCAGCTTGAATCCCAATGAAAAAGGCGATATCCGTGACATCAAACCACCGATGACGCCGCCGCGCGATCTGAAACGGATCGTCCTGGCTGTTTGCGCGGTCGTTATTCTGCTCTCGCTGTTCGGACTCGGCTGGTGGTACTACCGCCGCCGAAAGCAAGGCCAGCCTCTGTTGCCCGTACGCGAAAAGCCGCGGCGGCCGGCTCATGAGATCGCGCTGGAGGCGCTGGCAGAGCTCGAGGCAAGTGACTGGTTGGCCGTCGAAAGGATCAAGGACTATTACGTGGCGGTCTCAGAGATCATCCGTCGCTACGTCAGCGATCGTTATTTTATCGACGCCATGGAGATGACGACCAGTCAGCTGATGAGCCGGTTGCAGGAGCATC harbors:
- a CDS encoding protein BatD, with product MKFVRSTLLTMIFGAAAALGQGQVSIESKVDRAKINIGDVITYSVIITHDADVHLEQPSPGKNLGQFEIRGYQVVPPRPVGRQIVSRTDYQISTFDVGEFDIPSLRVYYRTGQDTTLHHLRTEVITITVASLNPNEKGDIRDIKPPMTPPRDLKRIVLAVCAVVILLSLFGLGWWYYRRRKQGQPLLPVREKPRRPAHEIALEALAELEASDWLAVERIKDYYVAVSEIIRRYVSDRYFIDAMEMTTSQLMSRLQEHHLDQEPQTLLQSLLELSDLVKFAKYIPAPEVQQQTVPQARAFVHATKLVLEEPEPAAAEAASPVPASVGEEA